In one Haloplanus salinus genomic region, the following are encoded:
- a CDS encoding DUF7123 family protein, whose protein sequence is MSATADPSTETDDSASKEERLKQYLLSKAQDGELYFKSKFIADEVGLSPKEIGALMVKLRDSATELSVEKWSYTSATTWRIEPA, encoded by the coding sequence GACCCCTCCACCGAGACCGACGACAGCGCGTCGAAAGAGGAGCGGCTAAAGCAGTACCTGCTCTCGAAGGCGCAGGACGGTGAACTCTACTTCAAGAGTAAGTTCATCGCCGACGAGGTCGGTCTCTCACCCAAGGAGATCGGCGCCCTGATGGTCAAACTGCGCGACTCCGCGACTGAACTGTCCGTCGAGAAGTGGTCGTACACGAGCGCGACCACCTGGCGAATCGAACCCGCGTAG